The following coding sequences are from one bacterium window:
- a CDS encoding polysaccharide pyruvyl transferase family protein, producing MSKRILISPGDASFNIGDEAILTGTVSLIRRFVPDAEVCVFANRPDRIRDILGVEAIDKGKGVLRVFRSLPTAIRETRRADLLVWGGGQLLQDISSRLYIPFHISRLALAVALHKPTIVHSIGAGPIRSLSGKLLTRLFLNKASVITVRDEYSREVIAACGVERERILKVPDPALILRPDDSFDAKRCLSELGLDLTRPVIGIAVRRLFHRRHGVLPIRFRVKFGLISSTQRSRFRSFKAELANFIDYVVSRYGFQVLFIPMYSEAGQDDQGVGREIAQLASSKEDIFHLPVGYNSRQILSIMRKMFAMLAVRMHAAVLSAVGGVPLLSIHYASKGKSFMSDAGLANYTLPAEDMGCDILVRKFNELIENYDDIKSVLSDTVRASSRDLLVSGQRIRELLGMEPLNETEVAEFLSFVEARDNAEDLNIVRVKRVGATAGYSAQRRND from the coding sequence GTGAGCAAGAGAATCCTGATCTCGCCCGGAGACGCCTCGTTCAACATCGGGGATGAGGCGATCCTCACAGGGACAGTCTCTTTGATCAGAAGGTTCGTACCGGATGCTGAGGTCTGCGTTTTCGCCAACCGTCCAGACCGCATAAGAGATATTCTTGGTGTTGAGGCGATCGATAAGGGCAAGGGCGTTCTGAGGGTTTTTAGGAGTCTTCCAACGGCAATCCGAGAGACCAGGCGGGCAGACCTTCTCGTGTGGGGCGGGGGCCAGCTCCTGCAGGATATCTCCAGCCGACTATACATCCCGTTTCACATCTCGCGACTTGCCCTAGCGGTTGCCCTCCACAAACCCACAATCGTCCATTCGATCGGGGCTGGGCCGATCAGGTCCCTCTCGGGGAAGCTGCTCACACGGTTGTTTCTCAATAAGGCATCTGTCATTACTGTGCGGGACGAGTACTCTCGCGAGGTCATTGCTGCGTGCGGCGTCGAGCGCGAGAGAATACTCAAGGTGCCTGACCCGGCGCTGATCCTTCGGCCGGACGACAGCTTCGACGCCAAGCGCTGCTTATCCGAGCTCGGCCTCGACCTCACGCGGCCTGTTATCGGCATCGCAGTGAGGCGCCTATTTCACAGGAGACACGGCGTGCTTCCGATACGATTCAGAGTCAAGTTCGGGCTTATCTCATCAACCCAGAGGTCCCGTTTCAGAAGCTTCAAGGCCGAGCTTGCAAACTTCATCGACTACGTCGTGTCGCGATATGGCTTCCAAGTGCTGTTCATCCCCATGTACTCCGAGGCGGGGCAAGACGATCAGGGCGTTGGCCGCGAGATCGCTCAGCTTGCGTCCAGCAAAGAAGACATCTTCCATCTGCCAGTCGGATACAATAGCAGGCAAATCCTGAGCATAATGCGCAAGATGTTCGCAATGCTCGCGGTCAGGATGCACGCGGCAGTCCTGTCAGCGGTCGGCGGTGTCCCGCTCCTCTCAATCCACTATGCGTCAAAGGGCAAGAGCTTCATGTCTGACGCCGGGCTGGCCAACTACACACTTCCGGCGGAAGATATGGGCTGCGACATCCTAGTCCGCAAGTTCAACGAGCTGATTGAGAACTATGATGATATTAAATCAGTGCTTTCCGACACCGTTCGCGCCTCGTCGAGGGACCTGCTCGTAAGTGGGCAGCGAATCAGGGAGCTTCTGGGAATGGAGCCGCTTAATGAGACAGAAGTAGCCGAGTTCCTCAGTTTTGTTGAGGCAAGGGATAACGCCGAGGACCTCAACATTGTACGCGTTAAACGTGTAGGAGCAACGGCCGGATATTCGGCCCAACGCCGGAATGATTGA